In Candidatus Eremiobacterota bacterium, one DNA window encodes the following:
- a CDS encoding methyl viologen-reducing hydrogenase, with the protein MAVKVSSEWLNSCSGCEISLLNIGDAILDLIPSQIELVHIPALVDSKYFGATGESTTLELPKATVGIISGGIRNHEHKEIAEEMRKKVDILIALGTCATDGGIPAQANMWKNEDILAKVYGDCPTHAPAAPPAEVIPAYTDNVKALDEVVKVDIFLPGCPPHPDLIAEAILALLAGKTDWKLEERSVCDTCKVIREKKGGGGSVKRSLESVEYNPDEPIEKMRCIMEQGWLCMGTVTRAGCAGKSGAPRCIQARMPCRGCFGPIRKGAKPMVDMMGSLASVGLNAQSVVDRRAILNRFVGSHGNLRPLPTKANV; encoded by the coding sequence ATGGCTGTAAAAGTATCGTCAGAGTGGCTTAATTCCTGCTCCGGCTGCGAGATATCCCTTCTCAACATCGGCGACGCGATTCTGGATCTCATCCCTTCACAGATTGAGCTTGTGCATATCCCCGCCCTGGTGGACAGCAAGTACTTCGGCGCCACGGGAGAATCAACAACACTTGAGCTTCCCAAGGCGACAGTGGGAATAATCTCAGGCGGCATAAGGAACCACGAGCACAAGGAAATTGCCGAGGAGATGCGCAAGAAGGTGGATATTCTGATAGCACTGGGCACATGTGCCACCGATGGCGGGATCCCCGCCCAGGCAAACATGTGGAAGAATGAAGATATTCTCGCCAAGGTATATGGTGACTGCCCCACCCATGCGCCTGCCGCTCCGCCCGCAGAAGTGATACCGGCTTACACGGACAATGTGAAGGCCCTGGACGAAGTGGTAAAAGTGGATATATTCCTGCCAGGCTGCCCTCCTCACCCCGATCTTATCGCTGAAGCCATTCTTGCCCTGCTTGCCGGTAAAACTGACTGGAAGCTCGAAGAAAGAAGCGTATGCGATACCTGCAAGGTAATCCGCGAGAAGAAAGGCGGAGGAGGCTCAGTGAAGAGATCGCTGGAGAGCGTGGAGTACAACCCCGATGAGCCGATTGAAAAAATGCGCTGCATCATGGAGCAGGGCTGGCTGTGCATGGGCACCGTCACACGGGCTGGCTGTGCCGGCAAGTCCGGCGCACCCCGTTGTATACAGGCGAGAATGCCCTGCCGCGGCTGCTTCGGTCCTATCCGCAAGGGCGCCAAGCCCATGGTGGATATGATGGGCTCGCTGGCATCGGTAGGCTTGAATGCTCAGAGCGTGGTAGACAGAAGGGCAATCCTCAACCGCTTTGTCGGCTCCCATGGCAACCTGCGTCCCCTGCCGACAAAGGCCAACGTTTAG
- a CDS encoding hydrogenase iron-sulfur subunit, with the protein MTDNGFEPKILTFCCNWCSYAGADLAGVSRFQYPPNIRILRVMCSGMVHPNLVIDAFTKGVDGVLVCGUHIGECHYQDGNEKAKSRAEAIELMLDDFGLERERFRIEWISASEGVKFAEVTKEMVETVRQLGPSPYATG; encoded by the coding sequence ATGACGGACAATGGATTTGAGCCGAAGATCCTGACATTCTGCTGCAACTGGTGCTCCTACGCGGGGGCTGATCTCGCAGGGGTGTCACGGTTTCAATATCCACCGAACATAAGGATCCTCAGGGTCATGTGCTCCGGTATGGTCCACCCGAACCTTGTGATTGACGCCTTCACCAAGGGCGTCGATGGCGTCCTCGTCTGTGGCTGACATATCGGCGAATGCCATTACCAGGATGGTAATGAAAAAGCAAAGTCAAGAGCCGAGGCCATCGAGCTCATGCTTGATGATTTCGGGCTGGAGCGCGAGCGCTTCAGGATCGAATGGATTTCGGCCTCAGAGGGTGTGAAATTCGCCGAGGTGACGAAGGAGATGGTGGAGACGGTCAGACAACTGGGTCCCAGCCCGTACGCCACTGGATAA